From Polynucleobacter ibericus:
CCCAAAAGCAGCCATACGTTATGCGTTAGAGATGAACAAGCAATGGTTCGCGGAAAGGGTGATCGTGCCAGGCACTGTAGTCACCGGTCTACCAAAGAGATAAGAAAAATAAAAGGCAATAAAAAACGCAGACCTCGGTCTGCGTTTTGCTTTAATGCCTTATTGATTTATTCAAAGTGGCAAACGTAATGAACCGGTTGCTCGGCGCGAATAATAAAGTAACCGCCCTTCTCCACTTCCCAGCTTTGGCCTGCCTTGAACTCTTGCTCAGGGGCTCCATTGATGCTGACAAAAGCGCTGCCGTCAACTACCTCCATGATTTCTTTGGTACTTAAGTCAAAGCGCAAAGTGCTTGGCAACACAACACCAACAGACTTACGCACGCCATTTGGCAGAGTAACAGTATGTGAAACACACTTGCCATCAAAAAATACATTGGCTTTCTTACCTACGGAAACTTGATCAAATTGCATACTGATTCTTTCTATTCTGTTTGGTTCTAATCGTTTACCGCTAATTATTTCTTGGCGCGCTTGCGCTTTGCTGTTTCAGCAATACGCATACGTAAAGCATTGAGCTTAATAAAGCCACCAGCATCTGCTTGGTTATATGCGCCACCATCATCGTCAAAGGTTGCAATATTCTGATCAAACAAAGTATTGGCTGAGTCACGTGAAATCACTGATACAGAACCTTTGTAGAGCTTCAAGCGAACCACACCATTGACTGCCTGCTGCGTATGATCAATCAAGGTCTGCAAGGCAAGGCGCTCTGGCGCCCACCAAAGACCGTTGTAAATCAAGCTTGCATAGCGTGGCATCAAATCATCCTTCAGGTGAGCCACTTCGCGATCCAAGGTAATGCTTTCGATACCGCGGTGCGCCTTCAACAAAATGGTGCCACCAGGAGTCTCATAACATCCACGACTCTTCATGCCTACAAAGCGGTTTTCAACAAGGTCGAGACGACCAATGCCGTGCTTGCCGCCAATGCGGTTTAACTCAGCCAATAGCTCATGCGGCTTGTAAGCCTTACCGTCAATCGCAACCGGGTCGCCGGCTTTAAATTCGATCTCAATAATTTCTGGGGCATCAGGCGCCTTCTCTGGAGAGACTGTCCAACGCCACATTGACTCTTCCGCTTCCGCATTAGGATTCTCTAAATGACGGCCTTCGTAGCTAATGTGCAAGAGGTTGGCATCCATTGAGTATGGTGAGCCACCCTGCTTATGCTTCATCTCGACTGGAATGCCATGCTTTTCTGCATAAGCCATTAACTTCTCACGTGAAAGAAGATCCCACTCACGCCAAGGGGCAATCACTTTAATTCCCGGCTCTAAAGCGTAGTAGCCCAACTCGAAGCGAACCTGGTCGTTGCCCTTGCCTGTAGCGCCATGGGAAACAGAGTCAGCGCCAGTTAGGCGGGCAATTTCGATTTGACGTTTAGCAATTAAAGGACGCGCAATAGATGTGCCCAACAAATATTCACCTTCGTAAATCGTATTAGCGCGGAACATTGGAAACACAAAGTCGCGCACAAATTCTTCACGCAAGTCATCAATAAAAATATTTTCTGGCTTGATACCAAATTGTAGCGCCTTAGCGCGTGCTGGCTCTAGCTCCTCGCCCTGACCCAAGTCAGCAGTAAAGGTTACGATCTCACAGCCATAGGTATCTTGAAGCCATTTCAAGATCACGCTAGTGTCTAAACCACCGGAATATGCTAAGACTGCTTTTTTAATATCTGACATGTTTTCTTATTCAATCAAAAATAAATTAAAACGAATTACAAAAAAATTAATTCCTTAATCCAAACGACCACAGAGTAAATACTCCATCAAAGCCTTTTGAACATGCAAACGATTTTCTGCTTCTTCCCACACAATACTTTGCGGACCATCAATTACGCCAGCAGAAACTTCTTCGCCACGATGCGCTGGCAAGCAATGCATAAACAAAGCGTCAGGCTTAGCCAAGGACATCAACTCCTCATCTACCATCCAATCTTGGAAAGCATTCATGCGTGAGGTGTTTTCATCTTCATAGCCCATGCTTGTCCAAACGTCAGTGGTAACCAAATCAGCGCCCTTGCAAGCCTCTTTAGGGTCGGCACAAACCGTCAAATGTTTTGCAGCATTAGATGTCAAACGCGCTGGGTCTAACTGATAACCTTCAGGGGCAGAGAAGCGTAACTGAAAATCCAAGCATTCAGCAGCTTGCAGCCAGGTGTAGGCCATATTATTTGCATCGCCTACCCAAGCCACTGTCTTGCCCTGTATCAGACCGCGTGCCTCAACAAAAGTAAAGATATCAGCCAAGACTTGGCAAGGATGATATTCATTTGTCAGGCCGTTCATAACCGGCACACGTGAATTTGCTGCAAAGCGCTCAATAATCTCTTGGCCAAAGGTGCGGATCATGATGATGTCCGTCATCCTTGAAATCACCTGTGCAGCATCCTCCACAGGCTCTCCACGGCCCAACTGAGTATCTCGAGTGTTAAGGTATACCGCATGGCCACCCAGCTGATGGATGCCCGCCTCGAAGGACAGGCGGGTGCGGGTGGAATGCTTCTCAAAAATCATTGCCAAAGTACGGTCATGGAGCGGATGCCATGTCTCATAACTCTTAAATTTGGCTTTGAGCCAGGCTGAGCGCTTGAGCAGATAGTCATACTCTTCTCGGGTCAGATCAGAAAACTGCAGGTAGTGCTTTACCTTACCAGGCGCTTGAGGCTTTGCCAGGGATGTCATAGTTGAGCTTTCTACTAAAGTTTTGGCTTGCATTTTTTTCTTCAAACATTTGACTGCACGAAAATGGATCCTAAAGTCATCTTACGGCCATCTCAGGCTGTTAAGCTAGAGGGCTTAGCAATACCATTTCTTACAACCATCATTACGCGAACTTGAACCACAAAAAGCTTTTCATTCAAGGCATTACCACTTCTGGCAAACCATTTCGGCCCAGCGATTGGGCGGAGCGTCTGTGCGGGGTGATGGCTACTTTTCGCCCTCCCGGGGACTCCGGGGACCCTCGCTTCACTTATTCGCCCTATGTCAGACCAGTGCTTATTGCAAAAGTGAAATGCGTTGTTATCGATACCAGACTGGGAGACCTAGATCCAAGGGCGCTAGACTTTGTCGTGAACTTTGCCAAAGACAACAGCCTACCGATCGAAGAGGCATGTGAGTTCAACCCGTCCGCCCCTACCCAGCCTTAAAAACAAAAACCCGCTCTGATGAGGAGCGGGCTTAGGTCGAAACTACATCGACCAGCCTAAAACTAAAACTGTATTACGCTGCCATCGCCTTGATAGCTGCAGACAAACGTGACTTCTGACGAGATGCAGTATTTTTGTGCGCAATCTTTTTGTCAGCAATCTTATCGATTGTTGCTTGAGTTGCTGCGAAAACTTTCGCTGCAGCAGCTTTGTCACCAGTTTCAATTGCTTTGCGAACTGCCTTGATGGAAGTGCGGAGCTTTGAACGCAAACTGGAGTTATGTTCGTTTTGTTTTACTGCTTGGCGTGCACGCTTGCG
This genomic window contains:
- a CDS encoding pyrimidine/purine nucleoside phosphorylase; protein product: MQFDQVSVGKKANVFFDGKCVSHTVTLPNGVRKSVGVVLPSTLRFDLSTKEIMEVVDGSAFVSINGAPEQEFKAGQSWEVEKGGYFIIRAEQPVHYVCHFE
- a CDS encoding argininosuccinate synthase; translation: MSDIKKAVLAYSGGLDTSVILKWLQDTYGCEIVTFTADLGQGEELEPARAKALQFGIKPENIFIDDLREEFVRDFVFPMFRANTIYEGEYLLGTSIARPLIAKRQIEIARLTGADSVSHGATGKGNDQVRFELGYYALEPGIKVIAPWREWDLLSREKLMAYAEKHGIPVEMKHKQGGSPYSMDANLLHISYEGRHLENPNAEAEESMWRWTVSPEKAPDAPEIIEIEFKAGDPVAIDGKAYKPHELLAELNRIGGKHGIGRLDLVENRFVGMKSRGCYETPGGTILLKAHRGIESITLDREVAHLKDDLMPRYASLIYNGLWWAPERLALQTLIDHTQQAVNGVVRLKLYKGSVSVISRDSANTLFDQNIATFDDDGGAYNQADAGGFIKLNALRMRIAETAKRKRAKK
- the argF gene encoding ornithine carbamoyltransferase yields the protein MTSLAKPQAPGKVKHYLQFSDLTREEYDYLLKRSAWLKAKFKSYETWHPLHDRTLAMIFEKHSTRTRLSFEAGIHQLGGHAVYLNTRDTQLGRGEPVEDAAQVISRMTDIIMIRTFGQEIIERFAANSRVPVMNGLTNEYHPCQVLADIFTFVEARGLIQGKTVAWVGDANNMAYTWLQAAECLDFQLRFSAPEGYQLDPARLTSNAAKHLTVCADPKEACKGADLVTTDVWTSMGYEDENTSRMNAFQDWMVDEELMSLAKPDALFMHCLPAHRGEEVSAGVIDGPQSIVWEEAENRLHVQKALMEYLLCGRLD
- a CDS encoding DUF3579 domain-containing protein, yielding MNHKKLFIQGITTSGKPFRPSDWAERLCGVMATFRPPGDSGDPRFTYSPYVRPVLIAKVKCVVIDTRLGDLDPRALDFVVNFAKDNSLPIEEACEFNPSAPTQP
- the rpsT gene encoding 30S ribosomal protein S20 encodes the protein MANTAQARKRARQAVKQNEHNSSLRSKLRTSIKAVRKAIETGDKAAAAKVFAATQATIDKIADKKIAHKNTASRQKSRLSAAIKAMAA